Genomic DNA from Lactuca sativa cultivar Salinas chromosome 8, Lsat_Salinas_v11, whole genome shotgun sequence:
ATTTCACAAGGAATTGGGTAAAGATGATGAGTAGTATACCAAACACAGACTTAATTCAACGTTTTGagaaataagaaaaaaatgtttcaaaaatAAATGAGTTGTACAACAATCTAAAAACCTAAAGGACAAGCGGTCAAGGATGTGAAGAAATTCTTCAAgaggttttgtatttttttttcgcGAAGAAACGGGACATACATTCAAGTAACGAGCCTTGGAATGTGTTAATTCTTAGTCCAAGATGGAAATAATATGAAGCTGACTTTATATTAGGAGGAgtacaataaaaagaacaaaaacagGCTCTAGTTGATACACAACTTCTTCTGATACTCATTGTCGAGCTAGATTTAAATAAGGATGTCGAACTCAGGCTAGAAGAAATTGTCCGACCGATGGGTAGGGACAAAACAAAAAGGAAAGAGAATGGTCTTCTTCCAATGCATTCGATTCCAGCATGGAAGCAGACAAAAAATGGTAAATAACGGCGACCTTTGATCGATACAATCGAAATTTCGCTAAACGTTTGACATTCGAAATTTCGCTAACAACGACCTTTGATCGATTTAAATGACGATTTGAAATTCTTGACGGAAAAAAACGAACATCTTTCCGGATCGGCTATCGATCTAGTTTTAAAGAAGAAGGAGATTATCATGAAAAAAGATTTTCCTACATCGTTTCGTCCTTTTTAAATGTAGGtcgtttttttaatatttatttatttataaatgtggtttttttttcttttttcaaatgTTGGTTGTTTTCTAGGTTTTTTTAGTCTtgttttttaatgtattttattCTAAGTAATGaaatatttctatttttattatttttatgtttattaatcatttttaaagaattatatttattttttaaattataaaacttaaaattaaattatttttatttaaaaataaaataaaaatgaaaggtAATAAATAGTGACtattttatgtgttttggtgAGTGAGTAGAAAGTTGATATGACTTTGAAATGTGACCGATGAAAGATAGGTACACTTAGTTTAAATTTTAATAGCAAAAAATCTTTAATGATGTGATTTTTAttcaattatttaattaaattaaattttgttGATGGTTTTAGACATTTATTTAAATTGAAAATGATTTAAATAACTTTTTGAAGTTTTAActtaacattttttattttttaatagtcTAGTCTATCTGTAAtagaataattatatttttattgcaAAACAAGAGAACATTACAAACATACAATAATTATTCTGATTACACATCattacaaacatacaaaacaaagaTACGCATCACAAGTAAATCATAATTGCTAAGATTAAAAGACGGAGATTCAGGGATAAACTTCAATAACAGAGTGATAGCTTGTAATTTGTTTTATAGTGTAACGAGTGAATCCAGCCTCATCAAACATATATGACCACTCTTCTAAAGTTCGTTCTTTACCGGTGCTTGTATGAGCCATCATCACCATGTCAAGCATCAATACCACGTCTTCAAAGTCATGGTTTTCTTCAAGTCCAACAATTGACTCTACGATGATCACCTTCCCTGTATCTTGAGGAATAGCCTCTCGACATTTTCTTAGTATCTCAATGCATTCTTCGTCTCCCCAATCATGGAGCACTTTCTAAAATATTAAAACATGATCAATGGGGAACAAGTTAAATTTTTCTAAAGGCTCTACAAATCATAATGAACCCCGCCATTGATTCAAGATGGCCCACAATAAGAGTGGGCAACTACCTAGCCTACCTCAAATACCAAAATTAGTTAAAAAATATATCCAAGAGGATCTTTGTAAATTGCACTTAAAAAGTTTTCTGATTCGAGGGTGTTTGAAAGTTTGATTAAGTATTAATGATAGTGTTTTCTCATCAAGAGTGGGCAACTACCCAGCCCACCTCATATACCCAATCGTGCAATACTTTCTAAAATATTCAAATATCATCATTTCCGGAACAAGTTAGAAACTCTAACAAATCTAAAGATCAAAATAACCTGTATATATCGTATTATGTTCATTAGTAATTAGTAGATAAGCAAATTTTACTAGGGTATTTTCTTTCTTTATTATTTATTGGATTTAAGACATTACTTTAAACCCAATAACATATATATGATTGTCTATGCTCCGTGATGGGTGCAATTCACCCTTTCTTTTCTTATACATACAAGTGTTTATTTTCTATTTGTTAAAGAAAGAAAACAACTCAATCGAAAAATTTAAGAAACAAGACTTTCTCCATTAagaatttttataaatttatgcTCATTTATCTTTTTCCATTTATAAAATGTgctttcatttattcaaatatattttAGAGATCAATTATCCATgcaatcctatatatatatatatatatatatatatatatatatatatatatatatatatatatatatatatatatatatatatatatatatatatatatatatatatatatatatatatatatatatatatatagaaagggAAAACAATTCAAAATAACAGCTCACATAAATTCACTAACCATCAAATAAGCAGCGTCAGCTTTTGGAATATGATCAAACATGCTGCCTCCTACATGTTCTACACCTTTCCATGCAGGAGCCACCGACACAACATGAGGCAGATCGAAATTAATCCCTTTGATCCATGGACAACCCTCAACAATCAGTCCTAGAGCCGttccatcaccaccaccaacaTCCACCACCGTCTTCAGCCCCTCAAACACCTCCGGACAACCCTCGATCACCGCCCTCACGGCATTCCGAGCATCACAAGCCATGGCATCGTTAATGAGCTTACTATGACTAGGATTTGCGGCTGCAAATTTCCATAGATCAACACCATGTGCTGCCTCAAAAGGCGTGTTTTGGCTGCCCAAAACCATAGCACTTAGCTTGTGCCATGGTGCTAACATCACCGGACTGCTCTCTAAAAGCACAAAATCGGCCATGCTTTGCTTTCCATGCCTAGTTAGAAGTCGGGACAAAGGTGTAAGAGCATATCCAAGGGATGTGTCTGATATGGGCTTTTCTTGAAATATTTTATACTGGATCAAGAACCTCATGATTCTATACAAGAATGATGATGAACACCTGAGCTCGGATGCAAGCTCGGCAAGTGTCATCGGGGTGTCATGTTTTTGGAGAATATCAGGTATCCTGAGCTCAATGGCACACTTAACCACAGCCATTGGAGTGAAACCCAAAACATATTTCCATATTTCTTTTACggctgcttcttcttctttggaATCAATTTCTTCTTTCTTAATTTCTGAAGACATTTTGTTCTCAAATTGAATGAATAAAATGTGTGGATCATGGTTCCTTTAAATAGCAAAAAAATGTTGCACTGTGGGATTTATGTTTAACTAATTAATAATTATGTTTCatcttttttttcttaaattgaaAAGTATTATCATTATTAAAGTTGGGTGCCACTACTAATGGCCCATTGGTATATTTATATATAGTCGGTTATCATGACATATATTTataatagcaaaaaaaaaaaaaaacaagtgacATTTACTCATTTACATAGTTTTAGTtaaacaaaattgcaaaaatggttctTATGATATGTATTTTTTCTGAAGTTTaatccaaacatcaattttttggCTTCATAGTCCTTCTGCGTTAGTTTCATTGTAAATTTGGTCTTTCGGTAGACTGAAATGACTTTAATGTCTTTGTggaattattttctatttttaaaatcatttttttatacttaataattatattcattttaataattaaaaaatgagagggcctctctctctctctctctctctctctctctctctctctctctctctctctctctctctctctctccaaacacACATACACTCGCTAgatcttccttttaatctccatCATCTATACACCAAGAATGTTGAACCCAAGCTTCCTTCTTCAACCACTAAATCTACAGCAGCAAACACCATATGTGATGTAACCATCTCTACCCTTGGTCTTCATCTTGCCATTACAGACCCATCAGCCATCATCAACTCCTAAGGGACCTTCATCAGCCACAATTATCGCCATCCGAACTTGCAAATTGAGAACCAGAAGAAGGAGAAAGAAGGAAATCCATACCCATTGCAAAATCGGATCTTAAGGAAATCAACCCTTGTCACCACCTCCAAAAATGAAACTCACCTTCTTCGTCTTCTCTGTCTCTTGCTCATCAAAAAGATGTCGACTTCAAAGCCTCCATTTCCATCGAGAAGCCCTAATGGTCGTCAGATTTCTCACCAACCCTCATTGCCAGATGAAGTCCCCGATGGAGATGGATTAGCTTAATGGTGGTCCTCTGATGGTATTCTCCCTTTCCCCATGGAAGAAGACGCAATGAAGTGGGTTTTAAAGTTATGTATTTACATATTCACAtgttttattgttttgatttaaggttttcaagtttatatgttttAGAATTTTGGTGTTTTGATTTAAGAATTTCGAGTTACAGGGGTTTCGATTCTAAGTTTTCTATGTTTATATGGTTTATGGTTTCCATAAAATATGAACATGATTTTTGCAGCTTGGAGATCGTTTTTGATTTCTTGAAATTCATTATTGAGTTCCTGAAATCGAGTTTGAGTCTCGATTTGTTTAGAACATATATGGATTTAAGATTTGTTTattcataagttttttttttcatctacATGTTCGTACAAGAAcatccagaaaaaaaaaaaaaaaactttgatcaTCTTTATCATGTTTATGTTTGGGATCTACCTTTTCATTAGTGTTCTAAAGGTCAAAATTATGACCTTTAGAAGCTTGAACATCAATGGAAGAGCAAAGAGAGAATGGTTTTGTGTGTCTTTTAAGACTGAGCCTTGAATTTTTGTTTCTAGAAGATGAATGAAGAACATATGTTTGGGATCTACCTATTCATCCGTGCGCACACGAGAGAGAGATGGGTAGGTCCTCtcttgtttttaaattaataaaatataaaaataagtattaaaaatgtaaaattaaaattataatgacaTTTTAGTCTTTTTAGTTTTTTGAGGGACCAAAACCAAAAACACTTGCTCCAAATGaccttaataaaaaaaaatcgagATTTGGACCAAGCCTCACGAAAAAAAATACTACATGGACCATTTTTACAGTTTTGTCTTTCAATTATTATGATAAATATATAATACAAGTTGGTCACTCTACATTAACTAATGTTTactaaaatatatattataaaaaggATAACTATATGTTTTATTCACATTATAACattattattttgttaaaatGAAATTATCGATACTAATAATTAGGAGCCATTTATCAAATAAATTATCAATACTAACAATTAGGAACCACGAATAGTAACGTCACCATTCAACTAATTTTGCCACTGCCACCGCTTCCCACAACTTTTTCCTTTTTTGTTGATTGTTTATATAGACTATGTTTGGCGTGGCACAACTAACTGATAAGTTAGCTTATTTTTTAAGcgtttttatgttgtcgtgtttggtaagccaaaaagtagcttataagctagctttttgtaAAGCTACTTAGATTAGTTTTTTAGGAGCTTTTTAAAATTTTTCtaaatacaccccttaattaattataaaaacacataCTCGTACATatctttttatgtaattttatatatttcagctaactTTTCAACTAGTTTttaccaaacattattttttgagaaaTTAAATTACCTCCTACCTTTTATGCCTACAATTATTCCTACCCAATGAAATATTGACAAATCATCAttcaatttaatttaatttgatatattcctaatatagccttaatgagttagttaaaaaaatatggaaTGATGACACTTGTCATAATTTAATTGGGTAGGAATATTTGTAGGCATAAAAAGTAGGAagcaatttaatttctcttattttttatcagctagtttttcagctatcatagctttttatttaacagcgaGCTTTTCAGttatcagctagtttttcagctaacagctagctttttagctagtacgccaaacatagTCATAATCTCTTAGTTAATAACTTGTATATAATAagcttaagaaggtttaaaacaatgGGACCTAAGTAGTCATTTTGGTGAACATCAAAACCAGAGGGGCCATGGCTCCTAagggcatctccaacccaccTCCAAACTCTCTTTCTTCGCCTATTTTTTTTCCCATTCTTCTCCAACCCTATCTCATTTTCACCTCCATTTTTAGAGATATCAATAGTATTCCTCCATATAtaggggaatactattcatatctccaagaATAGAGGTGAAGTTTGGTTGTTAATTTTAGTCtctctcatttttattttatacatttctagtttttttatctactaattataatttaaatgcaatatttaatatttataatatcattttatatattaatttatatcaattaatcataaatatagagtttaaCTAGTAGAGGGttgtatttgacaatatatataagttataaaaatagaatattctaaGAATATATTTTTTGGGGTAAAAAAATGGGGTATAAAATATAGTAGGGTTGGAGATAAAACACTATTTACTACATATTTTACTCCATTTATGAGGAAAAAAATTGAAATGAGTTGGAGATGGTCTAAAAGCATCCGCCCTGGTCAGAAAGGTACTACACTAAAGCAAAAATATAGATTTATGTAAGAAAAAAGACATGAATCTTCACAAAAAAAAAGAGAAGAAATAGACAATTCTAGATTTTTAAATACTTTGTGACACGTGAGTGACCAAGTACTATGAGTGGTTACATCACAAAGTCTTAAAAAATTACAATAGAGATTATCGACagaaaataatattatatttaatacgTTCGTTAGAATTTACTAAAAATAATACTTCTTAAATGAAATTGTCCAACCTTAAATTAACTATATAAAACTATTTTTTAATCTTTATAACGGCTGGTGCATATTAAAAATAAGTATAATATTTATTGTGTCGTTTCTTATATAATCACTAGGCTTAAGACACGTGTAATACAcaagttttaaaaattatttttttttgttaagcaTTACATGTTTAACAATTTACAaaattgaatttaaaaaaatatcaatATTAGCTATGAATGAACCAATTTTTGCAAGGTTTTTGCAAATTATGGTGAATTCAAAAGGGATTTGTGATGATTTGAATTTAAATTGAATTTAATACATTAATTGACAAATTACCT
This window encodes:
- the LOC111914971 gene encoding acetylserotonin O-methyltransferase, producing MSSEIKKEEIDSKEEEAAVKEIWKYVLGFTPMAVVKCAIELRIPDILQKHDTPMTLAELASELRCSSSFLYRIMRFLIQYKIFQEKPISDTSLGYALTPLSRLLTRHGKQSMADFVLLESSPVMLAPWHKLSAMVLGSQNTPFEAAHGVDLWKFAAANPSHSKLINDAMACDARNAVRAVIEGCPEVFEGLKTVVDVGGGDGTALGLIVEGCPWIKGINFDLPHVVSVAPAWKGVEHVGGSMFDHIPKADAAYLMKVLHDWGDEECIEILRKCREAIPQDTGKVIIVESIVGLEENHDFEDVVLMLDMVMMAHTSTGKERTLEEWSYMFDEAGFTRYTIKQITSYHSVIEVYP